A section of the Pseudomonas sp. FP453 genome encodes:
- a CDS encoding LacI family DNA-binding transcriptional regulator codes for MHNNKRPTIATVAAQAGLSVATVDRVLNARAPVNPDTAEQVFQAAEAVGYFAARLIGQRIRERRPTYRFGILLLATAQAFYASLAQAIAQAAEHHAGANLTCQFDYIVDRSPSAIVAQIEQLAVQCDALAVVSFAHPLINATLAQIREAGVPVVALLSDIHEHAAEPYVGQDNHVVGRTMGWLLARTCGARKGSVGILLGGHRFLGHQARVTGLHSYLAEHAPGLKPLEPLINLDNCDITEEATLDLITRHSDLRGLCVVGGGGDGIISALAQLPKRPALCCILQESTELSRQALSQGLVDVVMDSQPRQTAVALVELLVELQSAEAFDPVRHRVYVPPQIVTSENICT; via the coding sequence ATGCACAACAATAAACGCCCAACCATCGCCACTGTTGCCGCCCAGGCGGGCCTCAGCGTAGCCACCGTCGACCGGGTGTTGAACGCCCGCGCGCCGGTCAATCCAGACACCGCCGAACAGGTGTTCCAGGCCGCCGAAGCCGTGGGCTATTTCGCCGCGCGGCTGATCGGCCAGCGCATCCGCGAACGCCGGCCGACTTACCGCTTTGGCATCCTGCTGCTGGCCACCGCCCAGGCGTTCTACGCCAGCCTGGCGCAGGCGATTGCGCAGGCGGCCGAGCACCACGCCGGGGCCAACCTGACCTGCCAATTCGACTACATCGTCGATCGCAGCCCCAGCGCCATCGTCGCGCAGATCGAACAACTGGCGGTGCAATGCGACGCCCTCGCCGTGGTGAGTTTTGCCCACCCGCTGATCAATGCCACGTTGGCGCAGATCCGCGAAGCCGGTGTGCCCGTGGTCGCCCTGCTCTCGGATATCCACGAACACGCGGCGGAACCCTACGTCGGCCAGGACAACCACGTCGTCGGCCGCACCATGGGCTGGCTGCTCGCCCGCACCTGCGGCGCGCGCAAAGGCAGCGTGGGGATCTTGCTCGGCGGCCACCGCTTCCTCGGCCACCAGGCGCGGGTCACGGGCCTGCACAGCTACCTCGCCGAACACGCGCCGGGGCTCAAGCCGCTGGAGCCACTGATCAACCTGGACAACTGCGACATCACCGAAGAAGCCACCCTCGACCTGATCACCCGCCACAGCGACCTGCGCGGCCTGTGTGTGGTGGGCGGCGGCGGCGACGGCATCATCAGCGCCCTGGCGCAGCTGCCCAAGCGGCCGGCGTTGTGTTGCATCTTGCAGGAGTCCACGGAGCTGTCGCGTCAGGCGTTGAGCCAGGGGTTGGTGGATGTGGTGATGGATTCGCAGCCGAGGCAGACGGCGGTGGCGTTGGTGGAGTTGTTGGTTGAATTGCAGAGCGCCGAAGCGTTCGATCCGGTCAGGCATCGGGTGTACGTACCGCCTCAAATCGTCACCTCAGAAAACATCTGCACCTGA
- a CDS encoding fatty acid desaturase family protein encodes MPEHTAHTARRDYSLTGLEAARAAEKGLVSASWYQSPISRKRMKELMQRRDGPALRDTALWLLALVASGFGGYWFWGSWACVPFFIVYGVLYGTASNPRWHETGHGTAFKTRWMNDVLYQIASFMCIFEPHVWRWSHARHHTDTIVVGRDPEIVEPRPPSLLMMFLSLFNLPLAWKTFSGVARHAAGKMSAQEADFIPESEWPKVFRAARIWVGIYAVVIGAALYLHSWLPLMLIGLPSIYGAWLGYLFGLTQHVGLAEDVLDHRSNCRTIYMNRVLRFIYMDMNYHLEHHMYPMVPYHALEQLHEEIRGDCPPPYANLFAAYKEILPTVWKQRSDPNYFIQRPTPCGDGACSRWAAQQPQ; translated from the coding sequence ATGCCTGAACACACCGCTCACACCGCCCGGCGCGACTACAGCCTCACCGGCCTCGAAGCCGCCCGCGCCGCCGAAAAAGGCCTGGTCTCGGCCAGCTGGTATCAATCACCGATTTCCCGCAAACGCATGAAAGAACTGATGCAGCGCCGCGACGGCCCGGCCCTGCGCGACACTGCCCTGTGGCTGCTCGCGCTGGTCGCCAGCGGGTTTGGCGGCTACTGGTTCTGGGGCTCCTGGGCCTGCGTGCCGTTCTTTATCGTGTACGGCGTGCTGTACGGCACCGCGTCCAACCCGCGCTGGCACGAAACCGGCCACGGCACCGCGTTCAAGACCCGCTGGATGAACGATGTGCTGTATCAGATCGCAAGCTTCATGTGCATCTTCGAACCCCATGTGTGGCGCTGGAGCCATGCGCGGCACCACACCGACACCATTGTCGTCGGCCGCGACCCGGAGATCGTCGAGCCGCGTCCGCCGAGCTTGCTGATGATGTTCTTGAGCCTGTTCAACCTGCCCCTGGCCTGGAAGACCTTCAGCGGCGTGGCCCGTCATGCCGCCGGCAAGATGAGCGCGCAAGAGGCCGACTTCATCCCTGAATCCGAATGGCCCAAGGTGTTCCGTGCCGCGCGGATCTGGGTAGGGATTTATGCCGTGGTCATCGGCGCCGCGCTCTACTTGCACAGCTGGTTGCCGCTGATGCTGATCGGCCTGCCTAGCATTTACGGCGCATGGCTCGGCTACCTGTTCGGCCTGACCCAACACGTCGGCCTTGCCGAAGACGTGCTCGACCACCGCAGCAACTGCCGCACCATCTACATGAACCGCGTGCTGCGCTTTATCTACATGGACATGAACTACCACCTCGAACACCACATGTACCCGATGGTGCCGTACCACGCGCTTGAGCAACTGCACGAAGAGATCCGTGGTGACTGCCCGCCGCCGTACGCGAACCTTTTCGCGGCGTACAAGGAAATCCTGCCGACGGTGTGGAAGCAGCGCAGCGATCCGAATTATTTCATCCAGCGCCCAACACCCTGTGGCGACGGAGCTTGCTCCCGCTGGGCTGCGCAGCAGCCCCAATGA
- the aguB gene encoding N-carbamoylputrescine amidase — MSLLTIATTQMPCTWDLPANLDRAEQLVRDAAAQGAQVILLQELFATPYFCIEQHHKHLALAEEYAHSRVLQRFAALARELGVVLPLSWFEKAGNAFFNSLSVADADGRLLGVYRKTHIPNAIGYQEKEYFSPGDTGFRVWDTAFGRLGIGICWDQWFPETARCLALQGAEVLLFPTAIGSEPGCATLDSRDHWQVTMRGHAAANILPVVAANRVGREVATTDPALQMAFYGSSFICDHKGKLLAEADRDSTGVLVQRLDLAAMREERLTWGIFRDRRPEMYASLLTLDGRPS; from the coding sequence ATGAGCCTGCTGACGATTGCCACCACCCAGATGCCCTGCACCTGGGACCTGCCCGCCAACCTCGACCGCGCCGAACAACTGGTGCGGGACGCTGCCGCGCAGGGCGCGCAAGTGATCCTGTTGCAGGAGCTGTTTGCCACGCCGTACTTCTGCATCGAGCAGCACCACAAGCATTTGGCGCTGGCCGAGGAGTACGCCCACAGCCGCGTGCTGCAGCGCTTCGCCGCCCTGGCCAGGGAGCTGGGGGTGGTGCTGCCGTTGAGCTGGTTCGAAAAGGCCGGCAACGCGTTCTTCAATTCCCTCAGCGTGGCGGATGCCGATGGGCGCTTGCTGGGGGTGTACCGCAAGACCCATATCCCCAACGCCATCGGCTATCAGGAGAAGGAATATTTCAGCCCCGGCGACACGGGTTTTCGCGTGTGGGACACGGCCTTCGGACGCCTGGGCATCGGCATCTGCTGGGACCAGTGGTTTCCCGAAACCGCGCGCTGCCTGGCGTTGCAAGGCGCCGAGGTGCTGCTGTTTCCCACCGCCATCGGCTCGGAGCCGGGCTGTGCGACGCTGGATTCGCGGGACCATTGGCAGGTGACCATGCGCGGCCATGCGGCGGCGAATATCCTGCCAGTGGTGGCCGCCAACCGCGTCGGCCGCGAAGTGGCGACCACCGATCCGGCGCTGCAAATGGCTTTCTATGGCTCATCGTTTATCTGCGACCACAAGGGCAAGTTGCTGGCCGAAGCCGATCGCGACAGCACCGGCGTGCTCGTGCAGCGCCTGGATCTGGCGGCGATGCGCGAAGAGCGCCTGACCTGGGGCATCTTCCGCGACCGTCGCCCGGAGATGTACGCCAGCCTGCTCACCCTCGACGGTCGTCCATCATGA
- a CDS encoding sugar ABC transporter substrate-binding protein produces the protein MNRYSLIVASLLLLFSPWALADYRIGVSIARVDDNFMTYVRNGLETAAKQQDVKIQFEDAQGDVVRQLNQVEGFLNQKVDAVIVLPVDTSATANMTRAAVAAKTPLVYVNRHPDERTLPKGVVTVASNDIEAGQLQMRFLAEKLGGKGNVAIIMGDLAQNATHDRTEGAKQVLKDFPGIKVVEQQSAEWQRSKGMDLTSNWLLAGTQFDAIVANNDEMAIGAGMALQQAGKAKGDVAIVGIDGLPDGLAAVKRGLLAASVFQDPKAQAAKAVESAIRMIKGEAIESEVWVPFELIKPEQVAVFEQRYK, from the coding sequence ATGAACCGCTATTCGTTGATTGTTGCCTCGCTGTTGCTGCTGTTCAGCCCGTGGGCGCTCGCCGATTACCGCATCGGCGTGAGCATTGCGCGGGTCGACGATAACTTCATGACCTACGTGCGCAACGGCCTGGAAACGGCCGCCAAGCAGCAAGACGTGAAGATCCAGTTCGAAGACGCCCAGGGCGACGTGGTGCGCCAACTCAACCAGGTCGAAGGCTTTCTCAACCAGAAAGTCGACGCGGTGATCGTGCTGCCGGTGGACACCTCCGCCACCGCCAACATGACCCGCGCCGCCGTGGCCGCCAAGACGCCGTTGGTGTACGTCAACCGCCACCCGGATGAACGCACGCTGCCCAAGGGCGTGGTCACCGTGGCCTCCAATGACATCGAGGCCGGGCAGTTGCAGATGCGCTTCCTCGCGGAAAAACTCGGCGGCAAAGGCAACGTGGCGATCATCATGGGCGACCTCGCACAGAACGCCACCCACGACCGCACCGAAGGCGCCAAGCAGGTGCTCAAGGACTTTCCCGGGATCAAGGTGGTCGAGCAGCAAAGCGCCGAATGGCAACGCAGCAAAGGCATGGACCTGACCAGCAACTGGCTGCTGGCAGGCACCCAGTTCGATGCGATTGTCGCCAACAACGACGAAATGGCCATCGGCGCCGGGATGGCGTTGCAACAGGCGGGCAAGGCCAAGGGGGATGTGGCGATTGTCGGCATCGACGGTTTGCCGGATGGGTTGGCGGCGGTGAAGCGTGGGTTGTTGGCGGCGTCGGTGTTCCAGGACCCGAAGGCGCAGGCGGCCAAGGCGGTGGAGTCGGCGATTCGGATGATCAAGGGTGAAGCGATCGAGTCGGAAGTGTGGGTGCCGTTTGAGCTGATCAAGCCGGAGCAGGTGGCGGTGTTCGAGCAGCGCTACAAATAG
- the yghU gene encoding glutathione-dependent disulfide-bond oxidoreductase: MTDYVPPKVWTWDTENGGTFASINRPIAGATHDKELPVGKHPLQLYSLATPNGQKVTILLEELLALGHSGAEYDAWLIKIGDGDQFGSGFVGVNPNSKIPALLDRSGANPIRVFESGAILQYLAEKFGEFFPTEPAARAECLSWLFWQMGSAPYLGGGFGHFYAYAPSKMEYAINRFAMETKRQLDVLDQRLAVSEYIAGDEYTIADIAIWPWYGGLVKGRLYGAAEFLSVHEYKHVLRWAEAIEARPAVQRGRRVNRVSGPVEEQLAERHDASDLD; encoded by the coding sequence ATGACCGACTACGTACCCCCAAAAGTGTGGACCTGGGACACCGAAAACGGCGGCACCTTTGCCAGCATCAACCGGCCCATCGCCGGCGCCACCCATGACAAAGAGCTGCCGGTCGGCAAGCACCCGCTGCAGTTGTACTCCCTGGCCACGCCCAATGGGCAGAAGGTCACGATCCTGCTGGAAGAGCTGCTGGCCCTGGGGCACAGCGGCGCCGAATACGATGCCTGGCTGATCAAGATCGGCGACGGCGACCAGTTCGGCAGCGGCTTTGTCGGGGTCAACCCGAACTCCAAGATCCCGGCGTTGCTCGACCGCAGCGGCGCAAACCCGATTCGCGTGTTCGAGTCCGGCGCGATCCTGCAGTACCTGGCAGAGAAGTTCGGCGAGTTTTTCCCAACAGAGCCTGCGGCCCGGGCGGAGTGCCTGTCGTGGCTGTTCTGGCAGATGGGCAGCGCGCCATACCTGGGCGGCGGCTTCGGGCATTTTTATGCCTATGCGCCAAGCAAGATGGAATACGCGATCAACCGCTTTGCCATGGAGACCAAGCGTCAGCTGGATGTGCTGGACCAGCGTCTGGCGGTGAGTGAGTACATTGCGGGTGATGAGTACACCATCGCCGATATTGCCATCTGGCCTTGGTACGGTGGGTTGGTCAAAGGGCGCTTGTATGGGGCGGCGGAGTTTTTGTCGGTGCATGAGTACAAGCACGTGCTGCGTTGGGCCGAGGCGATTGAAGCGCGGCCGGCAGTGCAGCGGGGGCGGCGGGTGAACCGGGTGTCGGGGCCGGTCGAGGAACAGTTGGCCGAACGCCACGACGCCAGCGACCTGGACTGA
- a CDS encoding agmatine/peptidylarginine deiminase, with product MPTRRTFIQQAAVVSAMTLIAPHLRAATRGGFYMPDEGETHRQAFIAFGAQDAIWEDFTADVQAALGRIARAIAAYEPVTVFCREDERSLAEKHCGTRNINFVETALDDIWMRDTGANFVIDGAGTQRAVDFNFNGWGNKQQHADDALLAALVAEETGAKPVRSELVGEGGAIEVDGLGTGIMTESSWINRNRNPDWSKAEVEAELKERLGLRKIIWLPGIKGKDITDAHVDFYARFVAPGVVLANLDTDPESYDHKVTLAHLEILKNASDADGRPLQVHTVSPPLKPRKNRFSQGNPDFAAGYINYFVINGAVIAPEFGDPLADRKALDLLARLYPQRKVLQLNIDAIAAGGGGIHCVTSHQPLV from the coding sequence ATGCCAACCCGTCGCACCTTCATCCAACAAGCCGCTGTGGTCAGCGCCATGACCCTGATCGCCCCGCACCTGCGCGCCGCCACTCGCGGCGGTTTCTACATGCCCGACGAAGGCGAAACACACCGCCAGGCCTTCATCGCCTTTGGCGCCCAGGACGCGATCTGGGAGGACTTCACCGCCGATGTGCAAGCCGCCCTGGGCCGCATCGCCCGGGCGATTGCCGCGTATGAACCAGTCACCGTGTTCTGCCGCGAAGACGAACGTTCACTGGCCGAAAAACACTGCGGCACACGCAATATCAACTTTGTCGAAACCGCGCTGGACGACATCTGGATGCGCGACACCGGCGCCAATTTTGTCATCGATGGCGCCGGCACCCAGCGTGCCGTGGACTTCAATTTCAACGGCTGGGGCAACAAGCAGCAGCACGCCGATGATGCGCTGTTGGCCGCGCTGGTCGCCGAAGAGACCGGGGCCAAGCCTGTGCGCAGCGAACTGGTGGGCGAGGGCGGTGCCATCGAAGTGGATGGCCTGGGCACCGGCATCATGACCGAAAGCAGCTGGATCAACCGCAACCGCAACCCCGACTGGAGCAAGGCCGAGGTCGAGGCCGAACTCAAGGAGCGCCTGGGCCTGCGCAAGATCATCTGGCTGCCGGGCATCAAGGGCAAGGACATCACCGACGCCCATGTGGATTTCTACGCGCGCTTCGTCGCGCCGGGCGTAGTGTTGGCCAACCTCGACACCGACCCTGAATCCTACGATCACAAGGTCACCCTGGCGCACCTGGAGATCCTCAAGAACGCCAGCGACGCCGACGGCCGCCCATTGCAGGTACACACCGTGTCGCCGCCGCTCAAACCACGCAAAAACCGCTTCAGCCAGGGCAACCCGGACTTCGCTGCGGGCTACATCAATTACTTCGTGATAAACGGTGCGGTTATCGCCCCGGAGTTCGGCGACCCGCTGGCAGACCGCAAGGCGCTGGACTTGCTGGCCCGGCTCTACCCGCAGCGCAAGGTGCTCCAGCTCAATATCGACGCGATTGCGGCGGGTGGCGGCGGCATTCACTGTGTGACGAGCCATCAGCCTTTGGTTTAG
- a CDS encoding sigma-54-dependent Fis family transcriptional regulator, whose protein sequence is MSMTFSVQDLDYLTALGPAALNDGPVAALEQAWHACLAGAVERPAAVRQVIWESWRRSVQAGIDPADNAYRFVAPDSLSATLATHRVLIAAAAQVMHGLLAYNPRGHINLTDADGTTLYFCGLDITPVGSRLLESVQGTNCTGLALAEDRLVYVLAEENFATGLRQRRMHCAAAPIKNAQGQTLAMLTLTAEPGWFHFHTLGTVQAAADAVSRQMALQALLEEQQTVLEVLNEGLVVLDERGCIKALNRYARQLFGVGLELIGRPFQQLGRSELSDTLGEPVRDLDCTFHLHDRSQLACLVSVCPLEQGGVIVSLRENRRIREITRRIIGTQASYTFDTIQGQSRAIQDALHLGRIASRSDSTTLILGESGTGKELFAQAIHNGSDRHKGPFVAVNCGAIPRDLVQSELFGHVEGAFTGATRGGSAGKFELADGGTIFLDEIGDMAFDAQVSLLRVLQEGEVTRVGAKNSRRVDVRIIAASHRNLSQAVAEGAFREDLYYRLNVLNLTVPPLRMRREDIPLLARHFLARYARSLRKSVEGFAPDALALLCAYPWPGNVRELENSIERATNLAMGALIQPLDLPLDTKPRASQRVYEPQPAQDLSSHEMNAIVAALESTGGNIRLAARQLNVSRGGLYNKMSRFGLSASDYRNS, encoded by the coding sequence ATGAGCATGACGTTCAGCGTACAAGACCTCGACTACCTCACCGCCCTGGGGCCGGCAGCGCTGAATGACGGCCCCGTGGCCGCGCTGGAACAGGCATGGCACGCGTGCCTGGCTGGCGCGGTTGAACGCCCGGCGGCTGTGCGTCAAGTGATCTGGGAGTCGTGGCGGCGCAGTGTGCAGGCGGGGATTGATCCGGCGGACAACGCCTATCGCTTTGTCGCGCCGGATAGCCTGAGCGCGACCCTGGCCACGCACCGCGTGCTGATCGCCGCAGCGGCGCAGGTCATGCATGGCCTGCTGGCCTACAACCCGCGCGGGCATATCAACCTCACCGATGCCGACGGCACCACCCTGTACTTTTGCGGGCTGGACATCACCCCGGTGGGCAGCCGCCTGTTGGAGTCGGTGCAAGGCACCAACTGCACCGGCCTGGCACTGGCCGAGGACCGTCTGGTGTACGTGCTGGCCGAGGAAAACTTCGCCACGGGCCTGCGCCAGCGCCGCATGCACTGCGCCGCCGCGCCGATCAAGAACGCCCAGGGCCAGACCCTGGCCATGCTCACCCTCACCGCCGAGCCCGGCTGGTTCCACTTCCACACCCTCGGCACCGTGCAAGCGGCGGCGGACGCCGTGTCGAGGCAGATGGCCCTGCAAGCGCTGCTGGAAGAACAGCAAACCGTGCTCGAAGTGCTCAACGAAGGCCTGGTGGTACTGGATGAGCGCGGCTGCATCAAGGCGCTTAACCGTTACGCCCGGCAGTTGTTCGGCGTGGGGCTGGAGCTGATCGGCCGCCCGTTCCAGCAGCTGGGCCGCAGCGAGCTGAGCGATACCCTCGGCGAACCCGTGCGCGACCTCGACTGCACGTTCCACCTGCACGACCGCAGTCAGCTCGCCTGTCTGGTTTCAGTGTGCCCGCTGGAGCAGGGCGGGGTGATCGTCTCGCTGCGCGAGAACCGACGCATCCGCGAAATCACCCGGCGCATCATCGGCACCCAGGCCAGCTACACCTTCGACACCATCCAGGGCCAGTCACGGGCGATCCAGGACGCATTGCACCTGGGGCGCATCGCCAGTCGCAGCGACTCCACCACCCTGATCCTCGGCGAAAGCGGCACCGGCAAAGAGCTGTTTGCCCAGGCGATCCATAACGGCAGCGACCGCCACAAAGGCCCCTTCGTGGCGGTCAACTGCGGCGCGATCCCGCGCGACCTGGTGCAAAGCGAACTGTTCGGGCATGTCGAAGGCGCGTTCACCGGCGCCACCCGGGGCGGCTCGGCGGGCAAGTTCGAACTGGCGGATGGCGGCACGATTTTTCTCGATGAAATTGGCGACATGGCCTTCGACGCCCAGGTCAGCCTGCTGCGGGTGTTGCAGGAGGGCGAAGTGACCCGCGTCGGCGCGAAGAACTCGCGGCGCGTGGATGTGCGCATCATTGCCGCGTCACACCGCAACCTGAGCCAGGCGGTGGCCGAGGGTGCGTTTCGTGAAGACCTTTACTACCGCCTCAATGTGTTGAACCTGACCGTGCCGCCGCTGCGCATGCGCCGTGAAGACATTCCGTTGCTGGCGCGGCACTTCCTTGCGCGTTACGCCCGTTCGTTGCGCAAGTCCGTGGAGGGCTTTGCGCCGGATGCGCTGGCGTTGCTGTGTGCCTACCCGTGGCCGGGCAATGTGCGTGAGTTGGAAAACAGCATTGAGCGCGCGACCAACCTGGCGATGGGGGCGTTGATCCAGCCGCTTGACCTGCCGTTGGACACCAAGCCGCGCGCGTCGCAGCGCGTGTACGAGCCGCAGCCGGCGCAGGACCTCAGCAGCCATGAAATGAATGCGATCGTTGCGGCGCTGGAAAGCACGGGTGGCAATATCCGCTTGGCCGCGCGGCAGCTGAACGTGTCGCGGGGCGGGCTGTACAACAAGATGAGTAGGTTTGGCTTGAGTGCCAGCGACTATCGCAATAGCTGA
- a CDS encoding TIM barrel protein — protein MSPFKLAISAEMVFLDLPFIERVKRIHELGFSAEIWNWTNKDIGALAATGADFTSMTGYISGTLTDPEGIRQLLDSARESLGVAERLNCPSLNLHGTGLGEGGLPVQPVSHTTGRMWLSACKTLEKIARLGEDAGRVFLLENLNTEVDHPGTPFARADDTLALIEAVGSPHLKMNLDLYHAQIGEGNLIELIQRAGSAIGEIQVADVPGRKEPGTGEIHYPAIARALHAMGYTGVVGLEGWASGDSELALERFRQAFTL, from the coding sequence ATGAGCCCGTTCAAACTGGCGATTAGTGCCGAGATGGTGTTTCTCGACCTGCCCTTCATCGAGCGCGTAAAGCGCATCCATGAGCTGGGCTTCAGCGCCGAGATCTGGAACTGGACCAACAAGGACATCGGCGCCCTCGCGGCCACCGGCGCCGACTTCACCTCGATGACCGGCTACATCAGCGGCACCCTCACCGACCCCGAGGGCATCCGCCAACTGCTCGACAGCGCCCGCGAATCCCTCGGCGTTGCCGAGCGCTTGAATTGCCCCAGCCTCAACCTGCACGGCACTGGCCTGGGTGAAGGCGGGCTGCCGGTGCAACCGGTCAGCCACACCACCGGGCGCATGTGGCTGAGCGCCTGCAAGACCCTGGAAAAAATCGCCCGCCTGGGGGAAGACGCCGGCCGCGTGTTCCTGCTGGAAAACCTCAACACCGAAGTGGACCACCCCGGCACCCCATTCGCCCGCGCCGACGACACCCTGGCGCTGATCGAAGCCGTGGGCAGCCCGCACCTGAAAATGAACCTGGACCTGTACCACGCGCAGATCGGCGAAGGTAACCTGATCGAACTGATCCAGCGCGCCGGCAGCGCCATCGGCGAAATCCAGGTGGCCGACGTGCCGGGGCGCAAGGAACCCGGCACCGGTGAAATCCACTACCCTGCGATTGCCAGGGCCTTGCATGCCATGGGCTACACCGGCGTGGTCGGACTCGAAGGCTGGGCCAGCGGCGACAGCGAACTGGCCCTGGAGCGATTCCGTCAAGCGTTCACCCTATAA
- a CDS encoding extracellular solute-binding protein: MKILLSCALLLASACASADDKTLKLYNWADYFAADTLANFTAETGIQVIYDVMDGSETLEAKLMAGGSGYDLIFPGDTVAERLMRAGSLQTLDPAKLTALADIEPGLQQLRSHYEHSNQATVPYTWGTIGLTYNTRQIEQRLPNAPVNSLDLLFKPELAARFADCGISLIDSPDEVLAVVLNYLGRDPRSAKPEDLAAASELLLKVRPYIRKFQSQPVTDLVNGNLCLSLGYSGDMTQAQRAADAAGKPVTFGYHIPREGTTVWMDTMAIPVDAQHPEYAYAFINFVMRPQNMAAITNLTGYPTSNAKARPDVEASLRDNPEIYPDAATFTRLIAGKDIPQADMRARMRVWTKFKTATVK, translated from the coding sequence ATGAAAATACTCTTGAGTTGTGCGCTGCTACTCGCCAGTGCCTGTGCGTCGGCCGATGACAAAACCCTCAAGCTCTACAACTGGGCCGACTATTTCGCCGCCGATACCCTGGCCAACTTCACCGCGGAAACCGGCATTCAGGTGATCTACGACGTGATGGACGGCAGCGAAACCCTGGAAGCCAAGTTGATGGCCGGCGGCAGCGGCTACGACCTGATCTTCCCCGGCGACACCGTGGCCGAACGGCTGATGCGTGCGGGCAGCCTGCAGACCCTGGACCCCGCCAAGCTTACTGCGCTGGCGGATATCGAGCCGGGCCTGCAACAGCTGCGCAGCCACTACGAGCATTCCAACCAGGCCACGGTGCCGTATACCTGGGGCACCATCGGCCTGACCTACAACACCCGGCAGATTGAACAACGCCTGCCGAACGCGCCGGTCAACAGCCTCGACCTGCTGTTCAAGCCGGAGCTGGCGGCCAGGTTCGCCGATTGCGGGATTTCGCTGATCGACTCACCGGACGAAGTCCTCGCCGTAGTGCTCAACTACCTGGGCCGCGACCCGCGCAGCGCCAAGCCCGAGGACCTGGCGGCGGCCAGTGAGTTGCTGCTCAAGGTGCGCCCTTATATCCGCAAGTTCCAGTCGCAACCGGTGACCGACCTGGTCAACGGCAACCTGTGCCTGTCCCTCGGCTACAGCGGCGACATGACCCAGGCCCAGCGCGCCGCCGACGCGGCCGGCAAGCCGGTGACCTTTGGTTATCACATCCCCCGCGAAGGCACCACGGTATGGATGGACACCATGGCCATCCCCGTCGATGCCCAGCACCCGGAATACGCCTACGCGTTTATCAACTTCGTGATGCGCCCGCAGAACATGGCTGCCATTACCAACCTTACCGGCTACCCCACGTCGAACGCCAAGGCCCGCCCGGACGTGGAAGCCAGCCTGCGCGACAACCCCGAGATCTACCCCGATGCGGCTACCTTCACGCGGCTGATCGCCGGCAAGGACATCCCCCAGGCCGATATGCGTGCACGTATGCGCGTGTGGACTAAATTCAAGACAGCAACCGTCAAGTGA
- a CDS encoding Gfo/Idh/MocA family oxidoreductase: protein MSTQNIRLGLIGAGRMGSFHGLTAARHIPGASLVAIADPTPGQAARLAAELGVDKVYTDPQQLLDDPDIDGVIIAAPARSHAELVISAARAGKGIFCEKPMAITLDEADRAIAAAADAHVPLQVGFNRRFAKSFRTAHLDVAAGRIGTPQLLRSVTRDPALNNPAASPQWVIFLETLIHDFDTLRYLNPGAEAVQVYVMADALIAPAYKSKGFLDTAVVAIRFDNGAIATAEANFQAVYGYDVRGEVFGSEGMLSMGSLNDSDLVRYLAQGIQADTQRLDTDLLRDAYIAELNHFADCLRTGAKPMASGEDARAALAIARACIESFQQGKAVAV from the coding sequence ATGAGTACACAGAACATCCGCCTGGGCTTGATCGGTGCTGGTCGCATGGGCAGCTTCCACGGTTTGACGGCGGCGCGGCATATCCCCGGTGCCAGCCTGGTCGCCATTGCCGACCCGACTCCGGGCCAAGCCGCCCGCCTCGCCGCCGAACTGGGCGTGGACAAGGTCTACACCGACCCGCAGCAGCTGCTCGACGACCCGGACATCGACGGCGTGATCATCGCAGCCCCCGCCCGCAGCCACGCCGAACTGGTGATTAGCGCCGCCCGCGCCGGCAAGGGGATCTTCTGCGAAAAACCCATGGCCATCACCCTCGATGAAGCCGACCGCGCCATCGCTGCCGCCGCCGATGCCCATGTGCCGTTGCAGGTCGGGTTCAACCGGCGCTTCGCCAAGAGCTTTCGCACTGCCCACCTCGACGTCGCCGCTGGGCGCATCGGCACCCCACAGTTGCTGCGCTCGGTAACCCGCGACCCGGCGTTGAACAATCCCGCTGCGTCGCCGCAATGGGTGATCTTCCTCGAAACCCTGATCCACGACTTCGACACCCTGCGCTACCTCAACCCCGGCGCTGAAGCCGTGCAGGTGTATGTGATGGCCGATGCGCTGATCGCCCCGGCGTACAAGAGCAAAGGCTTCCTCGACACCGCCGTGGTCGCGATCCGCTTCGACAACGGCGCCATCGCCACCGCCGAGGCCAACTTCCAGGCCGTGTACGGCTACGACGTGCGCGGCGAAGTGTTCGGCAGCGAAGGCATGCTGAGCATGGGCAGCCTGAATGATTCGGACCTGGTGCGCTACCTGGCTCAGGGCATCCAGGCCGATACCCAGCGCCTCGACACCGACCTCTTGCGCGACGCCTACATCGCCGAACTCAATCACTTCGCCGACTGCCTGCGCACCGGCGCCAAGCCGATGGCCAGCGGCGAAGACGCCCGCGCCGCCCTGGCGATTGCCCGCGCGTGCATCGAGTCGTTCCAGCAAGGCAAGGCGGTGGCCGTATGA